GGATGTAGAAACAATTTAAGTcatcaaaaacaaacaaacaaagaacaccaagaaatccaaaacaaaaaaccaaaccaaaacaataacAACGGAAAAGCAAACCAAAGGAATTTAGTCTACGTATTCAAGACAGTACATTAAAGCTTCCCCAAAGCTCAGGCATTTTTGAGATTAAGTCAATTTCTTTCCACCCCAAAAGTTAAACGCATCTGAAAAATACTGGCTAATGCATTGTTGTAATTCCAGGAACACATTAGAATTCTCCATTAAGAGTTTGTCGGCAGAACACAACATCCAGCTTCAACCTAATTTAACTTGGGGGTGACACAGACTTACTTTTCTAGTTGCATCTTGGACAGTTTTAGATTtactgagaaaacagaaaatacacaaaGCCTTATATCTATTACCAGAACTGACTAATGCTTAACAGAATGCTCATTAAAACTATCAAAAGCTATATTTGCTATGAAGTTCACTAAATTCTATCATGCTGAGCAGTAAAGCAATACTCGAGTACTAATGTTATGTAAAAGGTTTAAATTGAATCACTTCAGTGTATGGCTTCATGCCTGTAAATACAGAAATAGCTCAAATTGCTGGAAAAACAGAAGCTAGCTGGATCAGACAATCTAATAAGCATTATgttacagtttaaaaaaaaccccataatcaTAATCTTACAACAGACAAATCCTTTCTAGATCAAAAGCAGAGTGATAATTCTCATGATATAACTATGGTACAAAGGACAGCTCAAATGAAAAACACGGAATCTGAGCATGTCACTTTTCTCTAAAATACTGGAAATGAAGCATAATTACATTCAGTACTGAAAACAGTGAATAGGAATAAATTCTGACAGTTCATTTTGTCATTGatggtgttttcttttagaGATGAACAAGTGAGGGACCTTTTCCAAAGCTTGCAGGTTTCAGTTCCTTTTAAGAAGTACTTTGAAATTTAGACAAACAGCCACGAAAGCAGATGATGTCATTGTACTTGCATTGTTACTTGGCAGTTACCTCATGTCCACATTCAATTTGTACAACTATTTACTCAAACCTCAGGCACATCATCTTCTCAACATCCTGCTACATCCCTACTGAAGACTTAGCAAAACACACTGCAAAGAAAATGCCTTTCATAGCAGAATGAGAGACTGTGTATACAAACACTACATAGTCAATGCCGAGCAGCATAATATTCTGTGTTTTCACCATGGCATTTTAATGATAATTCAGCAGAACAAAGTAAAAACAGCTACCAAAGTTAGTAAAAATTACTAGCTTAGTTCAGTAACCCGAAATGTCTCCAGGACAGCAAGTTAGGATGTTACACTGGGATACTAACATCAAGTACCTCTGTGTCCTCCCCACACGCGTCCAGGTTCAAGGAAGCAGAATGCCATGTTCTCCAAAACCTTCAACATCAGATCTATTAGCATGGCAAGAAGCATAAGTTCACTCAATTCTACTTTACCAATACTGTCAAGTTTCATGTGACAACATCAACTTAGCTCACAATACCTACAACAGGAACAAGTAAGGCTTAGTAAAGCAGTAACTTGATATTTGCTGAAGTGCTCAAAATAATGAGTAAATGATAAGCGACTCATTACTCAACTAAAAGTTTCTCATAGCAGCAGAGAAATACACGTACAAAACTTTATCAGAAATGCATAATTCTAGCAAACCACACAGctccacaacaaaaaaaaaagtaaaaggaagCAGCTGTCCCcagttctgatttttctttttttaacagaagtGCTTTCCCCACACACCTTAAGAGCACCACTTGTTAGAAGGAACAGCCAAAGGTGAGCATATGTTAGTGCACTTTACAAGCAAACAGGAATCTAACACTGCAATTTAAGTAGTCTCAGTCCAAAAACTCAAGTTACCACTACAGTCCCTGTTTTACCAGTGCTATTACTCCTCAGGTTACTCTGCTTCTGGGCAGAAGTTACAATATGAACCTGAGTTCTACATCAGCATTCatctcaaaataaaaacaaattatttctgtttctgagcATTTAAAAAACCTAAAGGACGAGTGTTGAGCATCCTATGAAAAACACCTGACACATTCCAGTGCACCTTGTTCACCACGAGGTAGTAAATAAGTAATTCTATGCCTATCCTTTTAAATTCAGGTTCAGCTTGTACTGATTTCTATGAAACTGAAGTATGCCAGAGTAGCACCTCTGAATTACCAGATTACAAAGTGGTGAATTCACATCAGTCAGCTCAAGGCTAACTAGTAATCAGTGAAAAACTAAGTTTTATCATCCCAGAACACCAGTCTGGAAAAGAGGGGACATGAACATTCCAGGAAAATGTTAATTTCTCTCACCATCTTCCTTCCAGGCACACATTTCTTCCACTGAAGGGTTAAGAGCTGGCACAGGATCTCATGGCTTGGGTCTTGCCTCTACCCAACACCCCTCAAGCCTTTTCTAAGCCTGGCAGCTCTGACCCTGCTACCACTGCTCCCACCCTCCTTGGACAGGCCTCCCCCAGAccatgcagccctgggcagtACCGAGCACATGGGCTTGTACCAGATCTTGCACAGCTTCTGATGAGCCCCTCCTCAAACTCCAGAGCTGAGTTCACTCAGGAAAAGTTGTAAGAAGGTTCACCCTTTATATTTTAACAGAGCATTTGCACCATCATTTGATGTGGACACATTTTTACTTGTCCCAGACATGAGGGCTTGACTCTTCCCAATCAATCGCTCCTTTCCTCCAGAGGAAGAACATTTCAATATGTGTGGATCATCCTTCAACAGCCAAGCTTCCCACTTCTATCCAGTTACTCCCACCTATTCAAGATCATCTTGCTTGTCATTAGCCTAGTATCAGGAACAAGCTGCATTCTCTTTTCACAACAGGGTAGACACTAGATTCCCATTTCTCACAGGTTTAGAAATCCACCAGAGTGGCTGCAATGAAGTTTCATTCTTTGTCTTACCACTACTGAAGCTGCATTACATTCTCTGATGCAGCTCTGAGCTACTCAAAGCAATCCCTAGAACAAAGTGCAAGCGCTGTTCAGTGAACCCCCAACAGTTACAAGGAACATTTAGAAGGAAAACattaacagcaaacacaaagctcCCAAAACAGCTTCCCAAACAAGGATGATTCCTTCAAATACTAGTGAGTGGTATTTAAGGTCACCTCCTCCTCAGGCTCTCAGAGGTTTCAGCACTTTGGTACTTCACTCCACTCTCTGAAGGGGAGGGGTAAATTCTCATGAAGTTGAAATATACAGAGGTCTACTTAAgccaaatattttcattcatttaGGTGTTGGTGGAAGGGTAAGGAAGGCTGGAAAATGATTCAGCAGGTAAGCTCTAActagtaaaataaattattgtacCCACCACTGGTGTATAAATGCTACATAATGCAACATGTAACAGCCTAATTAAGAGCTTCCTGAAAGTAAACATCATGATACAGAAGTATCACTCAAACATTCCCCCACAAAGTAAAGTAAGATTTTTGCTGTGGATCAAATCCCCTCACTACTTTGCAAGCAAAAatcttagaaaaaagaaaatcacagaattctAAGAAGTGCTTAGTTTATCAATGattggggagggaagagattaaTGTCACTTTTCGTTTTCACTGTATTTCATCCttatttcccttcttcttttcaTAGTGGCTTCAAGCTTTCCCAGGCCACAGCAGTCTACAGACCAAACttagtatatgagcttagtccAAAAGCCCCTCAGATAAGGCTTACCAATCGTTTAAGCAAAACAAACTTGCATTTACCTAAAATTCCACTTGAAAGTATTAAAATGAGGCTATAACATTTAATTAGTGATGTTCAAGATGCCACACAGAATACTTTGCAAACAGTTTTAAGAGTACTGCACAGTAAGAATATGGTCATTAACATCTATTACAAGAAAGCCTTGCCACAGAACCAGGAAATACATTTCTTCTACTACTCATTATGCTGCTTCCTAAGTCAGTTCTAAGGATTTTTACCTCCATCCTAATAGCTTTCCCAGGATAGTATTTTGGCTAGTCAGCATCTTGTTTGAAAGCAGTATCAAGATGTGGATTTTCAGAACATCTTGCCTGACTGACAAACAACTGAATTTTAAGAGTTCCCACAATCTAAGCAAATTGTATAACTGCATGCAGCTGAACTTAAATTAGAACTAATCTAAATAACAGGCTCTTCCCACATGACACACCTAAACATGTACTTAGGCATGACCTGATACAGATTATGACTGCTACTACCTTCAGGTTTAAATAGTCACATGTTTCTGAACCAATACTCCGAGGGACTTTCAGAGAAGTGGCTTCCAGGTTCTCACACAACTTCAGTGCTCTGTGGCAGACTTTTAAACATTGCTAAAACAGACACACAAATATGCATAATTTAGTCAGCAATAAGCTTAACAATTATGTCACATAGGACTCCAGATTCAAACCCAGAGCTAATCCTTTTTCCACCTGACAATGATTAAGCAATTACAAGACTTCACTCACAATCAGGTCAAAATCATCCCTGTTTCCTTATTCCTACAAGGAAACAGACATGACTGGTTTGCTTCTTTTAGGCTACCAACATGTATTTTGATAGAAAGCTATTCAGTTTAGTTGGTAGTAATTTGATAATCTACACAAATTAAGAAGCAATTTCTTCCACAGGTAGCAACCTGCAGCAGAAGTTACGCAGGTTTTGGAACTAGGGCCAAAATTAAAGCAAGACaaatataaacaaacaaaaacccccagtcAGTAGAGTCCAAGCCACCAAAATCCAAAAGGAGGAACATAGTCTAGACAAGACTCCTCAGGCTAGGCTCAGCAGCAGAAAGCCAGTCTGCCTGGACTCTGTTCTTCATAGCAATTTATCTTGCTCATAACACACATCACCCTGCAAGGGCAGTGATAAAAGATAAGGGAACGGGTCATGCTCCCCTTCTTGGGGGACTCTTGTGGCTTCACAGCTTTTTCAAGCTCCTGTAGCATCACAAAACCACTCAGCTACCCACAAAAGCTGGGGCATACGTGGCAGCATACGTTGTGACAAGCAAGCTCTCCAGGAGCCCACTTGAGCAGACACATCAGGTGCTAGAGACAACACAGCTCAGTTCATCAAGTGGCACTCCACATTACCTCCATCCCTCTGGATGCACACATAAGCACGGCCTAGCACCCATCAGTGCTCACCGTGCTGTACCCAGCACACTGCcaagggcagctggggaagcATCGCTTCTGACAGTGACAACTGGCGTGTTTCCTGCACTTCCTGATGTGCAGTTCCTTGACTTGAGCTAACTGCAGCTGCCCTGGACGGATCGCACGCCGGCCCTTCCTACGGGTGACAACAGCAAGCTCCTTCCCCAGCCGGGTCCCGGAGCGTCTGCGACACATAGGACAGCCGAGGGGCCGGGCAGGACCAACCTGCCGCGCACACTAGGGCTCAACACCGCGAGGACCGACCCTGCCGCAGTGACCATTGACCAGGGCCATGTGTCCGCACGGCCCGACCCCGCTGCGGTCCGGCCCGGGCGAAGGCcgagctggcacagccccaccgCCGCCCAGGCCGCGGCCGAGCGGCTCCCGGGGCACGGCACGGCGGGCCGGGAGCGCTCCTTGGTCCCACCCCGGCGGGACGGTCCCAGCGGGAGCCGCAGGCAGCCCGGAGCAGGAGCGCTACTCACACCAACACCACCGCCTCCCCGCTCCCCGGCCGCAGAGCCGCTGCCGCCCGCctcccccgccgctccgcgccccGGCCGAGCCCTACCGGGGTCCAGGGCGGGCCCAGCACGGCCACACGAAGCCAATGGCCGGGCAGCGGCGGGAGGGAAGCACGCAAGAAGCTGAGAGCACCGCGGAATTGCTGCCTGCGGAGGCGGAGCCTGCGAGGGCTTatagggccgggccgggcgctcCCCGCCATGTGACCGCGCGGGCGCCCAGCTGGGGCGAGTTAAGTGGCGGCGGCGGGGACCGCCGGCTGCCCGGCTACCGCTCCCCAGAGCTTTAGCCTTGgcttttttaatttcatatttttttctcctccacccTCGGCCCTTGGCACTTTTCAAACAGCAGCGCCCCGCTGAGCGCGGCGCAGACCGAGCCGCCCCGGTGGCGCTGCAGCCGGCGGTAGCGCGGGGAGCGATGCTGCCCGCCCGCCGCGGCTCCCCGCTGCCCgcccgggctcctggaggcGCCGGCACCGCCTGACCAGCCGGGTAACGGGGTGCTGGATGCAGGCGCGACCCGAAGGCAGCACTTGCCATGTGTGCTGGTAGcgcccagctgtggcagcgcCCGGGGCCCAGCACCGGGTAAGTCAGGGCGgcaccgggcacggcccccacCGCCACCATGGTGAAGGAGGAGTGCAAGGCGCTGCTGGACGCGCTCAACAAGGTGACCGCCTGCTACCGGCACATGGTGCTGACCATCGGCGGCACCTCGGACTCCCAGAACCTGCGAGAGGAGCTCAAGAAAACCCGGCAGAAAGCTCAGGAGCTGGCGGTGGCCAACAGGAACAAGCTCACCacggtcctgaaggacaaaagCGTGAGTAAGGAAGATAAAGCCGAGTTTGAGAGGCTATGGGTGATTTTCTCCACGTGCCTAGAGATCCTGGAGATCGACATGAGGAGAGCCCTGGAGCTGGGCCACGAGTTCCCGCTAAACGTCCCCAAAAAACACCTGATCCAGACGGGCATGAGCGGGGGAACCTCCGGCGTGGCCGCCCGTGCCATGAGCGTCCAGAACATGAAATACGAGGCTGAGCACAACATAGACGTGGTGGATTTGAAAGACCTCGAGAACGAGATCAACCAGGTAGGAGAGATGATGTACGAGATGGAGATGAAGGTCAATGTCCCCCAGTGGACAGTAGAGGCTAAGCAAGACCCAGGGGCTGAACTGAAATCCACCATCAGCGTGGGTGCTTCTTCTATTGGCATGATCTCTGTGGAGGAAAATAAATCGTTCTGCGATATCAGCAAGGTTCTAGCTGGGATTATTTTCACTGCTGTGCTCATTATCGCCATTGTCCTGGCAGTGTGTGTGGTAAAACTGTCTTAGGGTGGTGCAAGCTGTGACACGAGCaaccctctccagcctgtctcTGGAGTGTTTCATGCCTCACCTTTACTTTCAAAACGTGTCACTTGGATGAGCTGAGAATTTAAAACGAGCACTTGAAAGAACAAAGCAGAACTCCTGCCTCTCGATGTCCTAAAACGTACTATTTGCTTCTTCATGCTCTTTGAAGAAAAGGGATGCAAATCAGCCCGCAGAATAGAATGTCTTCGTTTGCTGGACTTGTAACAGTTAAGCGAAGTATCAGGGTATTATCACTACTGACTGTAACAGGGATTTGCCTGCTATTAATAGATCACTATTCTCAGAAGCCTGTGGTTTTTGTTCTTCACTAGGCTCTGCTGTTTGCTGCTGGTCACTGTTTACAGTATTGCAGAGTAACATAAATTTGAAGGCTATCATGGGTGTTTTGTCTGACCAAGTGAAGAGAATACTTCTTTTTTCCCATCAAATACAAAAGTATTTATTGAGTGGAGGAAAAGGGTAAGGATGAAAACCCCAATAAAAGAATGTAACCAACCTCTATTTTAGACAAGTTAAtggttggggaggggggagaaaagagacTGCTGATTGATACCGAGTACTGTTTGTTGATTTAGACTGGCTTGTACGGAACCCAGTTGCATGAATTGGCACAGCATATGTGAATGACTAATCGCTTTCCAAATCCAAATAGAAAAAAGGCAGAGTTGCATATTCATAAAAATACTAGCAAGCCTCATGGTTTTCATTCACATTTACCATAATTTTATCTTTCCCTGCAGAAAGGCTGATTCTTGCTACTGgttctaatttttctttctgtagcaGCAGCTTGCACTTCACGATTAATTATGAAAACAGGAGCAATGAATCTACCCACAGCAGTTGCAGTAACATTGGAAAATAgattttagcaaaaaaaaaattaagttaaagCAGACCTTCCCAACGGGATCCCCTCTCCTGTTGACAGGCAGGGACTGATGCTTGAATGTGTACAGTCATATTTCTGCAAGCTCCCAAATTGCAGAAATCCAGACAAAGCTAAAAATGTGTCTCAGTTTCATACCTCAGTCGTGTCTGATTAATCATCTGGGAAGCAGGAAGCCTGTAGGCTTGGTCCCATTTGATAACACTACAATTCTGGGAGGGAAATGCAACAGCATAAAGCTTTCCAGTGCTTCCCTGTGGGATTTACATTTAAATGTAAAACTGTGGGAACTGACAGTTACTTAGCAGAGAAGCTTTACAATATTTGGTAAAAGGATTTATGTGTTATGGTATTCATTATTCTGGAAATACCTTCTAGTGCTGTGAATACACATTGTCCATTCAGGAATGCTTGGTACATGTGCTACGGTGCCATAGGTGTATGTATGGGGCACTCCACAGCCAAATATAAAGACCCCATAATATTGGGGTCTTAAgatgttatttttcttcattgatTATTATGGGCACGTTATCAAAAAGTAATAATCGGACATGTTTTGTGAACAGTCTTCatgcttgttaaataaaattgACAACATGCATGAACACCTAATATTTTTAGTTAAGAACTAAACATACTTCAAAAAACTGCAGCAAACAGTTTATTCTTTAAAAGAACTGAAtttatggggggaaaaaaaaagtgtatttgaaTCTGGTCACTTGTAGGTGAGAAAAAAATAGTGGAGACCTGAATTCAAAGCTATAG
This region of Aphelocoma coerulescens isolate FSJ_1873_10779 chromosome 11, UR_Acoe_1.0, whole genome shotgun sequence genomic DNA includes:
- the RGS9BP gene encoding regulator of G-protein signaling 9-binding protein; amino-acid sequence: MVKEECKALLDALNKVTACYRHMVLTIGGTSDSQNLREELKKTRQKAQELAVANRNKLTTVLKDKSVSKEDKAEFERLWVIFSTCLEILEIDMRRALELGHEFPLNVPKKHLIQTGMSGGTSGVAARAMSVQNMKYEAEHNIDVVDLKDLENEINQVGEMMYEMEMKVNVPQWTVEAKQDPGAELKSTISVGASSIGMISVEENKSFCDISKVLAGIIFTAVLIIAIVLAVCVVKLS